In the genome of Vicia villosa cultivar HV-30 ecotype Madison, WI linkage group LG7, Vvil1.0, whole genome shotgun sequence, one region contains:
- the LOC131619896 gene encoding B3 domain-containing protein At2g24670-like translates to MAIEKKSALLQSSEEVWMKRRSMATEKINAYMKKLETMKKEFDPLSHFTFKRVLSQISPQFYTKDELTKIGKINQVLFQEKNSSLISSESKVERGEGSGLKRCRPSNEDSMSDGERRVKPKLTIKRKPINKKKEIVSSPPPELPRHVNNMIKLLDGIDIKYVMRKRLYDTDLNYGNQRLSMPISQIKSDFLTETEKAILETRDQDGKPSTIKVIVLDPCSNEFSLSMNKWNMTTTSIYNLVQDWRKVLSKNKFKKDQQIHIWSFRVNSNLYLLLDTYEPEEIKESGEPNNSTVISKTEEEQRSQKDEGY, encoded by the coding sequence ATGGCTATAGAGAAGAAAAGTGCATTGTTACAAAGCTCAGAAGAAGTCTGGATGAAAAGGAGATCTATGGCTACTGAGAAGATCAATGCATATATGAAAAAATTGGAAACGATGAAGAAGGAATTTGATCCATTATCTCATTTTACTTTTAAAAGAGTATTGTCTCAAATTTCCCCACAATTTTATACCAAAGACGAGTTAACAAAGATAGGGAAAATCAATCAagttttgtttcaagaaaaaaatAGTTCTCTTATTTCTTCAGAAAGTAAAGTGGAAAGAGGAGAAGGAAGTGGCTTAAAAAGGTGCCGCCCAAGTAATGAAGATAGCATGTCTGATGGAGAAAGAAGAGTGAAACCTAAACTCACAATTAAGAGGAAACCaataaataagaagaaagaaattGTGTCCTCACCACCACCAGAATTGCCACGTCATGTTAACAACATGATCAAATTGTTGGATGGCATTGATATTAAATATGTAATGCGTAAGAGATTGTATGACACTGATCTCAATTATGGCAATCAACGTCTTTCAATGCCAATTTCACAAATTAAATCTGATTTTCTAACAGAAACAGAAAAGGCAATTTTAGAAACAAGAGATCAAGATGGAAAACCATCTACTATAAAAGTGATTGTGTTAGATCCTTGTTCTAATGAATTTTCATTGTCTATGAATAAGTGGAATATGACCACTACTAGTATTTATAATCTTGTTCAAGATTGGAGAAAAGTTTTGTCTAAGAATAAGTTTAAGAAGGATCAACAAATCCACATTTGGTCATTCAGAGTTAATAGCAACTTATATCTTTTACTCGATACTTATGAGCCGGAAGAAATTAAAGAAAGTGGAGAACCGAATAATTCAACTGTGATTTCAAAAACGGAAGAAGAACAAAGAAGTCAAAAAGATGAAGGTTATTGA